Below is a window of Synechococcus sp. RSCCF101 DNA.
CGATCCCGGCCCGGTTGTCACCGCCGAAGCGGCCGAGCCGCTCCACCACGGAGCCGAGGTCGGATCGCTCGATCGGTCGGTCGCCCAGGGGCCGGGCCCGGCCGGGATAGCGCGCCTCGGGGATCCGGCCCAGATCAAGCACGACCTCCAGCAGGTCCTCCCGGTCCGCAGGCAGAGCCAGGGCCTGGCGGACGGGGGGCGGCAGAACGCCAAGAAGCTGATCGAGATCGTCGGTGATGCGCGTCTGTCCGGATGGGGCGGCAGGGCTCTCGGTGGGGGGACGCATGGCCGACCGGGCGAAGCGCTCGTTGGGTTCTAGCAATGGGCGGGCGCGGACCATGACCCGGCCGGGGCTCCCTCGAGCGCGGCGGCCGGCTTCCAGGGCCGCAGCAGGGAGCGGGCCCTGGCGAGGGCCTCCATCGACAGTCGGGGATGGTCCCGGAGCGGAACGCCGCTGCGGTGCGCCTCCAGCAGCAGGGGCTGCAGGAGGGATCGGGCCGAGCCACCGAAGGCCACGCCGGCGGGGCGGTGCCGGCGCGGCGCCGTTGCAGCGGCACCACCCAGCAGAGCGTGGCTATGGGGGCCGGTGCCGCCGGCGAGCTGCAGCGGTCCCGGAGGTGCGTGCCTACGCAGCGCCTGCCAGAGGGTCACGGCGGCCCGGGCCATGCCGTCCCCCACATCGCCGCTCATCGGCCGGCCATCCAGCTGCCAGATCACGGGCCAGGGATAGGGCCGCAACCGGCGGTGACGGTCCCAGAGCTCCCCGACGAACGCCTCGATTCCCTGCGGGCGGCCACTGCCCGGACCGCAGCTGACGGAGAGGCGCCGCAGCGGCAGGCCGGCTGCGGCGATGCCGACCAGCCGCTCGGAGAAGGCCTCACCACGGCCGGCAGCGGTGTGGATCTCCACCGCATCGGGGCGCAGCCCGCTCAGGAGCCCGGGCAGCGACGCGGCCGGGAGGCTGGTGGAGCGGGCCTCGATCAGGCCATGGGGGCAGGCGGGAAGGCAGCGGCCGCAGCCGTAGCAGCGGTTGGCATCCACACCGGCGGGAAAGGAGATCGCCAGCGCCGGGCAGACGCGCTCACACGGGCGCGGGCACCCTGCCGGGCAGCGGCTGGGCTCGAGGCCGGCCTTGCGGAAGTGAAGGTCCTCGCCGTCACTGAGGCTCACCATCAGCCAGGGGCGCACGCCGGATCGGACCCTGGCCCAGTCGAGGCCCCGGCGGGCCGCAGCGACCACGGCCGGATCGGCGGCCACATCCAGAGCGTCGGCACCGGCCACGGCGAAGAGGGCGCAGAGGTCGGCGATGGCTGGCAGATCCTCGTTGCTGGCCCCGGCGATGACCTTGACCCAGGTGCCGCGGCGCAGGGCCGTCTCCGGTTCAGACAAGCGTGGAGAGCGGCTGCCAGCGCAGAGCCCGCGCCCCTCCCATCTCCACAACGATCTTCAGGCGGGGCTCTCTGGCCGGGAGAGCGGCGATGGCCGCCAGCTCGGAAGCCGCCAGGACCTGACCCTCCAGCAGCCAGAGAAGGATCGGAGAGTCGCCTTCCAGCAGGGCGCCGAGCTGGGGCATGACGTTGTGCACTTCGCCCACCGCGGCGCCGCGGCCGACGCTCTGGTGGCCCAGATGCGGCGGCCGCAGACCGTGGGAACGCAGCAGGTACTGCTCCGGATCGCCGAGACCACGGGCGCTGGTGATCTGTGCCTGGTAACCCACTGCGCGCAGACGGCGCAGCAGACGGGTCTCGGCACCGCCTTCCAGGGGCGCGTAGAGAGCCAGGGCACCGGTCTCCTCGAGATCGCGGCGGAAGCCTCGACCGGTGAGCAGGAGCGGCATGCGCCCTCAGCAAGTGGCGCCATTGTGGCAGCAGTGGATGGAGCCGCGCCCTCAGTGGTATGGTTGCTGGCTGCGCAAGCGCCGTGCCCGACCGCCAGCCGGGCCTCCGGTCGCTGCGCCCAGTCCGGCGATCGGCGCCGGGCTGCCGCGGTCGGTACCGGATCACCTGCATCCGGACACTGATACTGATCGATTCCCTGGACAGCACCCGAGTGCGTGGTGTTGGCCCGGAGCGATCAAGTCACGACACGCCCCTTCTGCCTGTCGGCAGTGCTGGCCAGCCTGCACCGGTCCTTCGCCGGGCGCTCCGCAGGTCACACGCTCGACACGGCAGATCTGTGCCGGATGCCTGATCCCAGGACCAGCCATCCGTTCACGCCATCCCGCTGGCGTTCTTCCAAACCATGTCAATCGGCATCCTCGGGAAGAAGCTGGGCATGTCCCAGTTCTTCGACGATGAAGGCAGAGCCGTCCCGGTCACCCTGATCGAGGCGGGCCCCTGCCGCATCACCCAGATCAAGACCAAAGCCAGCGACGGTTACACCGCCGTTCAGGTCGGTTTCGGGCACACACGGCCGAAGCTGATCAGCAAACCCGCAGCAGGCCATCTGGCCCGTTCCGGCGGCGATCCCCTGCGCCACCTGCGGGAGTACCGGGTCGACAGCGTCGAGGGCCTCGAGCTCGGCGGCAGCGTCACCGTGGATTCCTTCGAGGCGGGACAGAAGGTGGACGTGAGCGGCGACAGCATGGGGCGCGGCTTCGCCGGCTACCAGAAGCGGCACGGGTTCAGCCGAGGCCCCATGAGCCACGGCTCCAAGAACCACCGCCTTCCGGGTTCGACCGGAGCCGGCACGACGCCGGGCCGGATCTATCCCGGCAAGCGCATGGCCGGGCGCTACGGCGGCGGCAAGGTGACCACCCGGGCCCTCACCGTGATGCTGGTGGATTCCGAGCGGAATCTCCTGGTCGTCAAGGGATCGGTGCCCGGCAAGCCCGGAGCACTGCTGAACATCCGTCCGGCTCGCACGGTGGGTGCCCAAACAGCTCAGGGAGCGAAGTGATGGCCAAATGCAACGTCCGCGACTGGCAGGGCCAGGGCAGCGGCACAACCGATCTCGACTGGCCGGTGGCCAGAGAGGAGAGCGCCGGAGACCTGCTGCAGCGTGCCGTGGTGCGTCAGCTCGCCAACCGTCGCCAGGGAACAGCTCACACGCTGACCCGCTCCGAGGTCCGGGGCGGCGGCCGCAAGCCCTATCGCCAGAAGGGCACGGGACGGGCCCGTCAGGGGTCCATCCGCACGCCGCTGAGGCCCGGCGGCGGCATCGTCTTCGGCCCCAAGCCGCGCGATTACACGCTGGCGATGAACCGCAAGGAGCGGCGTCTCGCCCTGCGCACGGCTGTGAGCTCCCGCTGCGACCAGACGACCGTGGTCACCGGTTTCGGCGAGGGCATGGACCAGCCCCGCACCCGCGACATCGTGGCCGCCCTCTCCCGCCTCGGCATCGAAGCGGGCAGCAAGGTGCTGATCATCCTGCGCCAGCCGAGTGACACGATCCGGCTCTCTATCCGCAATCTCGCAACGGTCACGCTGATGGAGGCGGACCAGCTCAACGTCTTCGATCTGCTGCACGCCGACCACATCGTGATCAGTCAGGACGCGTTCCAGACCATTCAGGAGGTTTACGGCGATGGCTAAGCGCTTCACCGACCGCCTTGCGGACGTGATCCGCAGGCCGCTGATCACCGAGAAGGCCACCCGCGCCCTCGAGGCCAATCAGTTCACCTTCGAGGTGGACCCCCGCGCCGCCAAGCCCGAGATCAAGGCAGCCATCGAGCAGCTCTTCGATGTCAGGGTCGTGGGCATCAGCACCATGAATCCGCCGCGCCGCACCCGTCGGATCGGCCGCTTCGCCGGACGCCGGGCCCAGGTCAAGAAAGCTGTGGTGCGTCTGGCTGAGGGCCAGACCATTCAGCTGTTCCCCGAGTCCTGAGGAGCCTGAACAACCATGGCCATTCGTAAGTACCGCCCCTACACCCCCGGAACACGCACCCTCGTGGTGAGTGATTTCGCCGAGGTCACCAGCCGGAAGCCCGAGCGCTCCCTGCTGGTCGCCAAGCACCGCAGCAAGGGTCGCAACAACCGCGGTGTCATCACCTGCCGCCACCGCGGCGGCGGGCACAAGCGCCGCTACCGGCTCGTCGACTTCCGTCGCGACAAGCACGGCATTCCCGCCCTGGTCGCGGCCATCCACTACGACCCGCATCGCAACGCGCGGCTGGCGCTCCTGCACTACCGCGATGGGGAGAAGCGCTACATCCTGGCGCCGGCCTCGATCGAGATCGGTCAGCAGGTGGTCTCCGGCCCGGAGGCACCGATCGAGGTGGGCAACGCCCTGCCCCTGTCGGCCATCCCGCTGGGCTCCAGCGTTCACAACGTCGAGCTCTACGCCGGGCGCGGCGGACAGATGGTGCGCACGGCCGGTGCCAGCGCCCAGGTGATGGCCAAGGAAGGCGATTACGTCGCTCTCAAGCTGCCCTCCACCGAGGTGCGGCTGGTCCGGCGCGAGTGCTTCGCCACCATCGGCGAGGTGGGCAACAGCGAGGTGCGCAACACCAGCCTGGGCAAAGCGGGTCGCAGGCGCTGGCTGGGTCGTCGCCCCCAGGTTCGCGGCAGTGTCATGAACCCCTGCGACCACCCCCACGGTGGTGGTGAGGGCCGGGCGCCGATCGGCCGCTCCGGACCCGTCACGCCCTGGGGAAAGCCGGCGCTCGGATACAAGACCCGCAAGCGCAACAAGCCGAGTAACCGCTTCGTGCTGCGCAAGCGGCGGCGCACCTCCAAGCGCAGTCGCGGCGGACGCGATTCCTGATCATGCGCCCAGTTCTGTCCATTCTCTGAGTCACCATGGGACGTTCCCTCAAGAAAGGGCCCTTTGTTGCCGACAGCCTGTTGCGCAAGATCGAGGCCCAGAACTCCGCCGGCGAGAAGTCCGTGATCAAGACCTGGTCACGCGCTTCCACCATCCTGCCGATGATGATCGGCCACACCATTGCCGTGCACAACGGCAAGGCCCATGTGCCGGTCTTCGTGACTGAGCAGATGGTGGGGCACAAGCTCGGCGAATTCGCCCCCACCCGCACCTTCCGGGGCCACATCAAGGACAAGAAGGGTTCCCGCTAAGGAGCGATCGAGTCATGGCCACCACTTCCTCAACCAGCCAACAGGCACGCGCCCATGGGCGTTACATCCGCGGCTCGGCCTCCAAGGTTCGTCGCGTCCTTGATCAGATCCGCGGTCGCAGCTATCGCGATGCCCTGATCATGCTCGAGTTCATGCCGTACCGGTCCACCGGCCCGATCACCAAGGTGCTCCGGTCCGCCGTCGCCAACGCCGAGCACAACCAGGGCCTGGATCCCTCCACCCTGATCATCAGCGAGGCCAGCGCCGACATGGGGCCCTCCATGAAGCGGTACCGCCCCCGTGCCCAGGGCCGGGCCTACGCCATCAAGAAGCAGACGTGCCACATCAGCATCGCTGTGGCTCCCGTCGACACCACCACCTAATTCCCGAGGACACCGACCCGATGGGACACAAAATCCATCCAACCGGCCTGCGCCTGGGGATCACCCAGGACCACCGCTCCCGCTGGTACGCCCCCAGCAAGACCTATCCCACCCTCCTCCAGGAGGATGATCGGATCCGTCGCTTCATCACCAAGAAGTACGCCTCCGCCGGCATCAGCGATGTGCTGATCGCCCGCAAGGCCGATCAGCTCGAGGTGGAGCTCAAGACCGCCCGCCCGGGGGTGCTCGTGGGGCGTCAGGGCAGCGGCATCGAGGACCTTCGCGCCGGCATCCAGAAGACCGTCGGTGATCGCAACCGCCAGGTGCGCATCAACGTGGTCGAGGTCGAGCGCGTCGATGCCGATGCCTTTCTGCTGGCCGAGTACATCGCCCAGCAGCTGGAGAAGCGTGTCGCCTTCCGACGCGTGATCCGGATGGCCGTCCAGCGGGCGCAGCGGGCCGGCGTTCTCGGTCTGAAGATCCAGGTGGGCGGCCGTCTGAACGGCGCCGAGATCGCCCGGACGGAATGGACCCGTGAAGGCCGTGTCCCACTGCACACCCTGCGTGCCGACATCGACTACGCCACCAAGGTTGCCCGCACCACCTACGGGGTGCTCGGCATCAAGGTCTGGGTGTTCAAAGGTGAGGTGCTGAGCGATCAGGCATCACCCGTGCCGGTGGGCGCCACGCCACGCCGGCGCCCGAGCCGCCGCCTTCAACAGTTCGAAGACCGCTCCAACGAGGAGTGACCCGAGGCCTGAATCATGCTGAGTCCAAAACGCGTCAAATTCCGTAAGCAGCAGCGTGGTCGCATGCGTGGCGTCGCCACCCGCGGCAACACCATCGCCTTCGGTCAGTTCGCCCTCCAGGCCCAGGAGTGCGGCTGGATCACATCCCGCCAGATCGAGGCCAGCCGTCGTGCCATGACCCGCTACGTCAAGCGTGGCGGCAAGATCTGGATCCGCATCTTTCCGGACAAGCCCGTCACCATGCGGGCGGCGGAAACCCGGATGGGCTCCGGTAAGGGCAACCCGGAGTTCTGGGTGGCGGTGATCAAACCCGGTCGCATCCTGTTTGAGATGGGCGGCGACGAGATCACCGAAACCACGGCCCGAGAAGCCATGCGCCTGGCCCAGTACAAGCTGCCGGTGCGCACCAAGTTCCTCACCCTGAGCGATCAGGAGGGAGATCAGCACGACGGAAGCCCCGTTGTGACGGCCACCGCCACGGAGTCCTGACCCATGCCCCGCCCTCTCATTGCCGATGTCCGGGAGCTCTCGGACAGCGATCTCGACAAGCGCATCGCCGAACTGCGGCGTGAACTGTTCGATCTCCGCTTCCAGCAGGCCACGCGGCAGCTGGAGAAGCCACATCGCTTCAAGGAGACGCGTCTTCGGCTGGCGCACCTGCTCACGGTGCGATCCCAACGCAACCGCACCTCCACCTGACGTCCCCGACCGAACCATGGCAATCAAGGAACGACTCGGCATCGTCGTGAGCGACAAGATGGACAAGACGGTGGTGGTGGCGGTGGAGAACCGTTTCCCCCATCCCATCTATCGCAAGATCGTCTGCCGCACCACGCGCTACAAGGCGCATGACGAAGACAACCGTTGCCGCATCGGCGACAGGGTCCGCATCACCGAAACCAGACCGATCAGCCGTCACAAGCGCTGGGCCGTGGCTGAAGTGATCACCACAGAGCACAGCTGAGGAGGCATCACAGTGATTCAGCAGGAAACATTTCTGAACGTCGCTGACAACAGCGGCGCCAAGCGGATCCAGTGCATCCGAGTGCTTGGAACGAACCGGCGCTACGCCCACGTCGGTGACGTGATCGTCGCCGCCGTCAAGGATGCGATGCCCAACATGGGCGTCAAGAAGTCCGACGTGGTGAAGGCGGTGGTGGTGCGCACCCGCGCCACACTGCGCCGCAACACCGGCAACTCGATCCGCTTCGATGACAACGCAGCGGTCATCATCAACGACGACAAGAACCCCAAGGGCACCCGGGTCTTCGGTCCTGTGGCGCGCGAACTGCGCGAACGCAGCTTCACCAAGATCGTGTCTCTCGCCCCGGAGGTGATCTGAAGCCATGGCCACGAGCAAAACCAAGACCCCGTCGCGCACCAAGATGCGCATCCGCAAGGGCGACACCGTTCAGGTGATCACCGGCAAGGACAAGGGCAAGACCGGAGAGGTGCTGCGCACACTCCCCGCCGAGAACCGCGTCGTGGTGCAGGGGGTCAACCTTCGCACCCGTCACGTCAAGCCCCAGCAGGAGGGCGAGAGCGGCCGCATCGTCACCGAGGAGGCCTCTCTGCACGCATCCAACGTGATGCTCTTCTCCACCAGCAAGAACGTCGTCAGCCGCGTCGAGATCGTCGTCGCCGACGACGGCAGCAAGAAGCGCCGCCTCAAGAAGACCGGCGAACTGCTCGACTGAGCCGTTCCGGGTCCGCCCCCTTCCCGCCGACCCGATTCCGGGCCAGCGCCCCTTCCCGACCGACACCCCAGGCCCCTGACACCGACCAGAGGCTTCCCTTTCCCGCCATGACCCTCAAACAGCGCTACCGGGAGACGATCCAGCCCAAGTTGCTCAAGGATCTCAATCTCTCCAACATCCACCAGGTTCCCAAGGTTCTCAAGGTCAATGTGAACCGCGGCCTTGGTGAAGCCGCCCAGAACGCCAAGGCGCTCGAGGCGTCCATCGCTGAGATGGCCACCATCACCGGCCAGAAGGTTGTGGTGACCCGGGCCAAGAAGGCCATCGCCGGATTCAAGATCCGTCAGGGCATGCCGATCGGCGTGGCGGTCACGCTCAGGGGTGACCGCATGTACGCGTTTCTCGAGCGGCTGATCCATCTGGCGCTCCCCCGCATCCGCGACTTCCGGGGGGTCAGCCCGCGCAGCTTCGACGGCCGCGGCAACTACACCCTCGGCGTGAAGGAGCAGATCATCTTCCCCGAAATCTCCTACGACAAGATCGATGCCATCCGGGGCATGGACATCACCATCGTGACCAGCGCCCGCAGCGACGAAGAGGGCAGGGCCCTCCTCCGTGAGATGGGAATGCCGTTCCGCAGCAACTGAGCCCTCCTCGCCTACAGCCATGGCCAACCACGACCCGATTTCCGACATGCTCACCCGCATCCGCAATGCGAGTGAGAAACGCCACGCCACCACCAAGATTCCCGCTTCCCGCATGTCGCAGAGCATTGCTCGCGTGCTGCAGCAGGAAGGGTTCATCTCCTCCTTCACCGAGGAAGGCGAAGGGGTGAGCAGGCACCTGCTGCTGGAACTCCGCTACAGCGGCAAGCACAAGCAGCCCCTGATCCGTTCGGTGCAAAGGGTCAGCAAACCCGGCCTGCGCATCTACAAGAACACCCGCCAGCTCCCCCGGGTGCTCGGCGGCCTCGGTGTGGCCATCATCTCCACCTCCAAGGGGGTCATGAGTGACCGTGACGCCCGCAAACAGGGCGTGGGCGGCGAAGTGCTCTGCTACGTCTACTGATTCTGAAGGTCGTCAACATGTCTCGTATCGGCAAAACGCCCATCCCCATCCCCGACAAGGTCTCGGTCACCCTCCAGGGACTCTCCGTGAGCGTGAAGGGCCCGAAGGGCACGCTTGAGCGGGTGCTGCCCGACGGCGTCACCGTCTCCCAGAAGGAGAACACCATCGTGGTGGAACCCAGCAGTCAGAACCGGCGCTCGCGCGAACGCCACGGCCTCTGCCGCACACTTGTGGCGAACATGATCGAGGGCGTGAGTCAGGGATACACCCGCAAGCTCGAGATCATCGGGGTGGGCTACCGGGCCCAGGTCAAGGGCAAGACGCTGGTCGTCAGCGCCGGCTACAGCCATCCCGTCGAGATGACGCCCCCCGACGGGGTCACATTCACGGTGGAGAACAACACCAACGTGACCGTCTCCGGCGCCGACAAGGAGCTGGTGGGCAACGAAGCCGCCAAGGTCCGCGCCATCCGTCCGCCCGAGCCCTACAAGGGCAAGGGCATCAAGTACGTGGGTGAGCGCATTCTTCGCAAGGCCGGCAAATCCGGCAAGAAATGATCGCCCGATCCGCCACCTTCTGATCCTCCCCCGTCATGTCCAGCCTGTCGCGCAAGCAGCAGACGCAGAAGCGGCACCGCCGTCTGCGCCGCCATCTCTCCGGCACTGCCAACCGTCCCCGTCTGGCGGTCTTCCGCTCCAACACCCACATCTACGCCCAGATCATCGACGACGAGTCGAGCAGCACCCTCTGCTCCGCCTCGACACTCGACAAGGATCTGCGCGCGAAGCTCGAGGGCTCCGCCACCTGTTCCGCCTCCCAAGCCGTGGGTTCCCTGGTGGCCGAGCGGGCGCTGGCCAAGGGCATCAAGTCGGTGGTCTTCGACCGCGGCGGCAACCTGTACCACGGCCGTGTGAAGGCCCTGGCCGAGGCCGCCAGAAACGAAGGTCTTGAGTTCTGAGCCATCCTTCACCCCCATGACTGACTCCAACACCCAGCCCCAGACCAGCGACGTCCCCGCAGCGTCCGACGTTCCCGCAGCGGCCGAAGGCCAGCCCACGCAGGAGCAGCGACGCGGCGGACGCGGTGAACGCCGCGGGCGGCGTGACAACCGCCGCAATGACCGCGACTCCGAATGGCAGGAGCGGGTTGTGCAGATCCGGCGCGTCTCCAAGACCGTGAAAGGGGGCAAGAAGATGAGCTTCCGGGCCATCGTTGTCGTCGGCAACGAACGGGGCCAGGTCGGTGTCGGTGTGGGCAAGGCCGGTGACGTGATCGGTGCCGTGCGCAAGGGCGTGGCCGACGGCAAGAAGCACCTGGTGAAGGTGCCCCTCACCCGTCACAGCTCCATCCCCACCCTCAGCAACGGCCGCGACGGCGCGGCGAGCGTGCTGATCCGTCCGGCGGCGCCCGGAACCGGGGTGATCGCCGGCGGCTCGATCCGCACCGTGCTCGAACTCGCCGGGATCAAGAACGTGCTGGCCAAGCGTCTGGGCAGCAAGACTCCCCTGAACAACGCCAGGGCTGCCATGGTGGCCCTCTCCGAGCTGCGCACCCACAAGGACACCGCCAAGGAGCGCGACATTCCCCTTGAGCAGATCTATTCCTGACCCCGCCATGACCGTCCGACTCCACTCCCTCAGCCCCCAGGCCGGCTCCCGTCGCCGCAAACTGCGCAAGGGGCGCGGCATCGCCGCCGGCCAGGGCGCCAGCTGCGGCTTCGGCATGCGGGGCCAGAAGTCCCGCTCCGGCCGCCCGACCCGTCCCGGCTTCGAAGGCGGCCAGATGCCCCTCTACCGGCGCGTTCCCAAGCTCAAGCACTTCCCCCTGGTGAACCGCCGCCGCTTCACCGTGGTGAACGTCTCGGATCTCAACGATCTTCCGGCCGGCAGCACCGTGAATCTGGCAGCCCTGGAGAGCAGCGGCATCGTCAACCAGCCGAAGCTTCCCCTCAAGCTGCTCGGCGGCGGCGAGCTCAGCACCAAGCTCACGGTTCAGGCCGCGGCCTTCAGCGCCAGCGCCCGCACGAAGATCGAGGCCGCCGGAGGCAGCTGCGAGGTGGTCTCCGACTGACACCCTCCGGCCGCCACCGGTCACCGGTCCAGCCCTGACCCGATCCGCTCCTTCGCCGAATCCCTCCTCTCATGCTCGTCAGCCGCGGTCGCAATCCCAGTGCCGGCGAGGTCATCCGCCAGATGGTGCAGGCGAAGGACCTGCGCAGTCGCATCCTCACCACGCTGGCCCTGCTGCTGCTGGTGCGGCTGGGGATCTACATCCCAGTCCCGGGAATCGATCGCGAGGCCTTCCGCAGCTTCATCGAGCAGGGAGGTCAGCTGATCGGCTTCCTCGACATCTTCACCGGGGGCGGACTCTCCACCCTGGGCGTTTTCGCCCTCGGCATCCTCCCGTTCATCAACGCCTCGATCATCATCCAGCTGCTCACCGCGGCCCTGCCGCAGCTGGAGGACCTTCAGAAGAACGAAGGTGAGGCGGGACGCCGCAAGATCGCCCAGATCACCCGCTACCTGGCCCTGGGCTGGGGCTTCATCCAGAGCCTCGTCTTCGCCCTGATCCTGCGCCAGTACGCCCTGCCGGGCGTCGGTGAGGCGGTGTTCGTCTTCCAGACCGCCCTGGCCCTCGTCACAGGCTCGATGGTGGTGATGTGGATCAGCGAAGTGATCACCGAACGCGGCGTCGGACAGGGCGCTTCGCTGGTCATCTTCGTCAACATCGTCGCCACCCTGCCCCGGGCCCTCGGCTCCACCATCGAGCTGGCTCAGAGCGGCGACAGGAGCACCGTGGTCGGCATCGTGGTGCTGGTGCTGGTGTTTCTGGTCACCATCGTCGGCATCGTCTTCGTTCAGGAGGGCAGCCGCCGGATTCCGATCGTGAGTGCCAAGCGCCAGGTGGGCGGCGGTGGACTGCTGCCCTCCCGCCAGAGCTATCTGCCTCTCAAGCTGAATGCCGGCGGGGTGATGCCGATCATCTTCGCCTCAGCCCTCGTCTTCCTGCCCCTCACGATCGCCAACATCACCCGGGCACCCTGGCTGATCCGGGTGGCCGGCTACCTGAGCCCCGGCAGCAGCACGCCATGGCTGTATGCACTGGTGTTCTTCGGGCTGATCCTGGGCTTCTCGTTCTTCTACGCCTCCCTCACCATCAATCCCCAGGACGTCGCCACCAACCTCAAGCGCGGTGGTGTCGCGATCCCCGGAGTGCGGCCCGGTTCCGCCACGGCCACCTATCTCAGCGGTGTCCAGAACCGTCTCACGCTCCTCGGCGGTCTCTTCCTCGGTGCGGTGGCCATCATTCCCTCGGCCGTTGAAGGTGCCACCCAGGTGCGCACCTTCCAGGGACTCGGCGCCACATCCCTGCTGATCCTCGTGGGTGTGGCCATCGACACGGCCAAGCAGGTGCAGACCTACGTGATCTCCCAGCGTTACGAGGGCATGGTGCGCCAGTGAACGGTGCAGGGCCCGGATCAACCTCAACAGACCACCGCTTCAACCGACCATGAACCAGCGCCTTCTCTTCCTCGGCCCTCCCGGAGCCGGCAAGGGAA
It encodes the following:
- a CDS encoding LdpA C-terminal domain-containing domain — translated: MSEPETALRRGTWVKVIAGASNEDLPAIADLCALFAVAGADALDVAADPAVVAAARRGLDWARVRSGVRPWLMVSLSDGEDLHFRKAGLEPSRCPAGCPRPCERVCPALAISFPAGVDANRCYGCGRCLPACPHGLIEARSTSLPAASLPGLLSGLRPDAVEIHTAAGRGEAFSERLVGIAAAGLPLRRLSVSCGPGSGRPQGIEAFVGELWDRHRRLRPYPWPVIWQLDGRPMSGDVGDGMARAAVTLWQALRRHAPPGPLQLAGGTGPHSHALLGGAAATAPRRHRPAGVAFGGSARSLLQPLLLEAHRSGVPLRDHPRLSMEALARARSLLRPWKPAAALEGAPAGSWSAPAHC
- the ndhN gene encoding NAD(P)H-quinone oxidoreductase subunit N — its product is MPLLLTGRGFRRDLEETGALALYAPLEGGAETRLLRRLRAVGYQAQITSARGLGDPEQYLLRSHGLRPPHLGHQSVGRGAAVGEVHNVMPQLGALLEGDSPILLWLLEGQVLAASELAAIAALPAREPRLKIVVEMGGARALRWQPLSTLV
- the rplC gene encoding 50S ribosomal protein L3, which encodes MSIGILGKKLGMSQFFDDEGRAVPVTLIEAGPCRITQIKTKASDGYTAVQVGFGHTRPKLISKPAAGHLARSGGDPLRHLREYRVDSVEGLELGGSVTVDSFEAGQKVDVSGDSMGRGFAGYQKRHGFSRGPMSHGSKNHRLPGSTGAGTTPGRIYPGKRMAGRYGGGKVTTRALTVMLVDSERNLLVVKGSVPGKPGALLNIRPARTVGAQTAQGAK
- the rplD gene encoding 50S ribosomal protein L4 yields the protein MAKCNVRDWQGQGSGTTDLDWPVAREESAGDLLQRAVVRQLANRRQGTAHTLTRSEVRGGGRKPYRQKGTGRARQGSIRTPLRPGGGIVFGPKPRDYTLAMNRKERRLALRTAVSSRCDQTTVVTGFGEGMDQPRTRDIVAALSRLGIEAGSKVLIILRQPSDTIRLSIRNLATVTLMEADQLNVFDLLHADHIVISQDAFQTIQEVYGDG
- a CDS encoding 50S ribosomal protein L23, translating into MAKRFTDRLADVIRRPLITEKATRALEANQFTFEVDPRAAKPEIKAAIEQLFDVRVVGISTMNPPRRTRRIGRFAGRRAQVKKAVVRLAEGQTIQLFPES
- the rplB gene encoding 50S ribosomal protein L2 — encoded protein: MAIRKYRPYTPGTRTLVVSDFAEVTSRKPERSLLVAKHRSKGRNNRGVITCRHRGGGHKRRYRLVDFRRDKHGIPALVAAIHYDPHRNARLALLHYRDGEKRYILAPASIEIGQQVVSGPEAPIEVGNALPLSAIPLGSSVHNVELYAGRGGQMVRTAGASAQVMAKEGDYVALKLPSTEVRLVRRECFATIGEVGNSEVRNTSLGKAGRRRWLGRRPQVRGSVMNPCDHPHGGGEGRAPIGRSGPVTPWGKPALGYKTRKRNKPSNRFVLRKRRRTSKRSRGGRDS
- the rpsS gene encoding 30S ribosomal protein S19, whose product is MGRSLKKGPFVADSLLRKIEAQNSAGEKSVIKTWSRASTILPMMIGHTIAVHNGKAHVPVFVTEQMVGHKLGEFAPTRTFRGHIKDKKGSR
- the rplV gene encoding 50S ribosomal protein L22, translated to MATTSSTSQQARAHGRYIRGSASKVRRVLDQIRGRSYRDALIMLEFMPYRSTGPITKVLRSAVANAEHNQGLDPSTLIISEASADMGPSMKRYRPRAQGRAYAIKKQTCHISIAVAPVDTTT
- the rpsC gene encoding 30S ribosomal protein S3 — its product is MGHKIHPTGLRLGITQDHRSRWYAPSKTYPTLLQEDDRIRRFITKKYASAGISDVLIARKADQLEVELKTARPGVLVGRQGSGIEDLRAGIQKTVGDRNRQVRINVVEVERVDADAFLLAEYIAQQLEKRVAFRRVIRMAVQRAQRAGVLGLKIQVGGRLNGAEIARTEWTREGRVPLHTLRADIDYATKVARTTYGVLGIKVWVFKGEVLSDQASPVPVGATPRRRPSRRLQQFEDRSNEE
- the rplP gene encoding 50S ribosomal protein L16 encodes the protein MLSPKRVKFRKQQRGRMRGVATRGNTIAFGQFALQAQECGWITSRQIEASRRAMTRYVKRGGKIWIRIFPDKPVTMRAAETRMGSGKGNPEFWVAVIKPGRILFEMGGDEITETTAREAMRLAQYKLPVRTKFLTLSDQEGDQHDGSPVVTATATES
- the rpmC gene encoding 50S ribosomal protein L29 encodes the protein MPRPLIADVRELSDSDLDKRIAELRRELFDLRFQQATRQLEKPHRFKETRLRLAHLLTVRSQRNRTST
- the rpsQ gene encoding 30S ribosomal protein S17; this translates as MAIKERLGIVVSDKMDKTVVVAVENRFPHPIYRKIVCRTTRYKAHDEDNRCRIGDRVRITETRPISRHKRWAVAEVITTEHS
- the rplN gene encoding 50S ribosomal protein L14, giving the protein MIQQETFLNVADNSGAKRIQCIRVLGTNRRYAHVGDVIVAAVKDAMPNMGVKKSDVVKAVVVRTRATLRRNTGNSIRFDDNAAVIINDDKNPKGTRVFGPVARELRERSFTKIVSLAPEVI
- the rplX gene encoding 50S ribosomal protein L24; this encodes MRIRKGDTVQVITGKDKGKTGEVLRTLPAENRVVVQGVNLRTRHVKPQQEGESGRIVTEEASLHASNVMLFSTSKNVVSRVEIVVADDGSKKRRLKKTGELLD
- the rplE gene encoding 50S ribosomal protein L5 gives rise to the protein MTLKQRYRETIQPKLLKDLNLSNIHQVPKVLKVNVNRGLGEAAQNAKALEASIAEMATITGQKVVVTRAKKAIAGFKIRQGMPIGVAVTLRGDRMYAFLERLIHLALPRIRDFRGVSPRSFDGRGNYTLGVKEQIIFPEISYDKIDAIRGMDITIVTSARSDEEGRALLREMGMPFRSN